The nucleotide window TGCTAAACGAACgtgtgaaataaaaaagttcacCACCTCATTTGTCATGGCGTCCATGAGGCTGTATGTACCATATTTAGCACTAAATCCAGGTGAGTCACAGCGACCATCTCCAATTAAATCGACACCCTCAAGCGCAACGAGTCTAACAAGTGTGGCTTCCTGATAATGCGTAAAAATGCTATTTATGGCTGGGAATAAAAATCTTCGCTGAAGTTCATGGAACTGCGACCTACTTATAAAGTTAACATTGGCAGTTTCAAATGCTTCTTTCACACCTTGAAATGTTAATCCGTTGAACAATATTCCAGCAGACAGCCTTACCGTTCCTTCCGCAATTCGATTTAAGTAAGGTTGTGATCTCCAAGTCACTTCGTGGTTACCGGCGCAAACCAATTTCACAATAAGCATACTACCCTTAGTTATATGTTTTTTGATAGTAGCTTTCTCACCGCATTCAAAGCAGAATTTGAAGAGCGACTTAAGCATTTCAAAGTACACTAGAAACATTGTTGAAGGTGCAATCGACTGCGTACCTTCCCTAACATCGACATCTTGCTCATTAACATCACTATCAGCCGTATCGGCACTACTATCGACCGTATCAACATCGCTACTGACATTGAAAGATGCATCCGGATCAGCGCGATCTTCTACTTCACTTGCGCAAAATGAAGAGCAATCTCCAATTTCATCTCCCTCTTTCGCAATAAGGTTGACTGTGGAAACGCTAGCATATTGAGTTAATATAACAGTTTGCGTGTTCGTCGAAGACAAAGTTGGACTCATCTGAGTAGACATTGATTTGCATAACACAGCAGGAACCATAGTGCTCTTTGTTCGCATTGGTGTAGCACAGCTAACTTCTTTGTTGATCATGACGACATCAACAGTTTGCGTAATAGCATCCTTAAAAAGGGGCTCAAGTTCTAGGGAAGGTGCTTCCGGGCCACCTGAGTTTTCTTCTGCCGTACAAGCTTCATCCACAATCTAAAGTTATGAACacattaagaaattttttattccttaaaagaacaaatattttttccaactccaagatttttaaatctgatcatttttttggaagagcacataaaaaagacattcgaggctgaaaaagtgtaaaaaaaaagaacaaccaGACTGAggtaaaatttaaatgttcttataaaaaacgtgtaaaaatatgtttaaccaCGATTGGCCTGCTGGGTTACCTggcgttttgtttttctttcgtttCTTGCAATGGATGCAGAACGCTTTGCAGGTAGCGGTTTCGAGAATGAAAATACCGATGGAATAGCGTTTGGTAATAATATAAACTTTCTCACAGAGCCACAGAGCTCCgcctaaataataaaatttaaaaatgtatttttacccCCTGGTTATTTATGGACAAAAAGATCAAAAGACAGGTGTTCAGAAAATTATTGAAGGTGAATACAGTTTCGCAACAAGCTTATTTACAAAAGAAATAATGTGAAAAGAAGTCAAGAAAAATTTAAGAAGTGCAAGAAATACCTTGAGATCGCGTTGAAAACATTCGGACGTGAAATGCATACCACAAAGAACGAAATTCGTGTCTGCTGGATATGGTGGATCTCGCTTCATAGCTGCTAGCCATTTCTTACGacgttgtttattttctttttcggtGGGAACGTTATGCCACCCTTTTACATCAGCTACCGATTTTTTGGTGGAAGAGTTACCACAATTTAAAGCACCACAAGTAACCATGATAACAGTAAAATCAATGGTACATTTATGACTTGTTTGAAGTGGTGTAATCGACAACTGAAGTATTCCGGCGTGCAGAAAGCTGTTGTCATAAAATACGTCACGATAAACATTAGAGCCCAGACCTCGATGATAACAACAAAAAGATGGCGtcgtttgaaaaaaaacagtaacaatCCTAAACTTTGATAGACATTTATATCATTTGTaatacgaatttttaaaaaagattttgcagaAATTAATAACACGATGGTGTTTATTCAAcacacaaattttgaaaaatgaccGGACTTCCCCTTTAAGGAATCACTTCGATGATTAAAAACTCGGTTTATAAAATGTACAAGCTGTAACTACTctaagttgattaattttcacaaagaaatattttcgtgatttaaagaaaaaatgtattttgttaaGATTAATTTTCCGTCGCAATTACACCAATTTCCAACATTTATTCGCGCGAATCTACTAGTACTTtccttaaattttaatttagttAAGGTCTTAGATAGGGTAGCCTTAAATCAAACTTGCTTATGTCACAGAAGCTTGGAAATTTGCAAAAGACGGAGACAATAATTCATTTCATTTAATGTATATAGCTAAAATAAAACAGAAGAGAAACTCCTAACAAGGCACATTTAAGTCTCCAAAAAACAACATAAGAAGAAACAATTATAAtacccaaaattaaaaaatagagcTTGTAACCTGAATGTCTGAAATGCATTCGTTGCGAAATGCTGCAACGTCAAAATCCGATCTCAAAGTGACGGAACAAACTTTTCCAATTGTTGAATTAAATATGCTCTCATTGCAAAACTGTTCCACTTCAGTAAACGTTTTGCCACTTTTAGTGGGCCAGGTGGGAAGAACAAATTCGCGATCAGGAGGATTATATTCGTATATGGTATCATCACCTTCGTCTGGAACAACGATAACATTCGAAACTGCTCTTTTCTTTCGACTGGCACAGTTAGCAAAAGCTAAAATAAACAAGCTAATACAATAGTAGAAGTTTTGATGCATAGACTCGTATTACAGTAAAGACTTGACTGATTTCAGGGATAGAATTCGTTGTCTTTTACGAAAGGTCACTTCTGCTAGAACGTCATATAATATAACAGTTGAGATGACATAAagtgataaatatttaaaaagctatatGACTTTCGTGGTTTTATAATGCAAATAGGTTTTTTGGATTTGAGATTATTTGATAACGAAATTACTATGAAACAgtcattttgaatattttttcttatctttCTAACAAATatacatgtatttttttttaataagataaaTTCAACACAATCTATCCTTTCCATTcctataaaattttaataaccATTTGTAATCTGAAATATATCCCCCAATGTTTAGAAATACAAATTCAATACAGAAATACAAATAATATGGAATATGCCAGACTTAAAGAGTGTAATAAAAATAGCACATTCAGCCttgctaaaattaaaataaaattgtctaaaaatacataaaattaaaCTTTGTACTCTTATGTATTTTCCCTAACACAgcaatttattgtttttctaGTCTTGTATACTTGTAAAATTCAAATATGAGGCCAAAATATGGCCTATGCTTCTATGTTTTACTTCACTTTCTGTCCTGATTATAAAACGAAAATATGCCTATGCTTAATTTTCCCTTCCTTTTTGgtctttttgttgtttaaaatcTTTCACTTATAAAAAACCTGTGTGGGATGATGcaagaaaacagaaaaaatattgattATCAGTACACACATATACCTGCTGACATAATGATTCTTCGATCTGTTTTCATGTTCAGCTGAGGATGAACTGCTGTATTTTCATATACGCAACTAGATCTCACACCAGTACCATCACGTCTCTTGCAAATACAAAAATACTCATCTTTTGTTACAGTGGATCTCTTACATCTTTTAGTGccactttttttgaaaaaaagactgGTTCTTTTTCTTaaccttaaaataaaaatactgatATGTACATAGTAATTCAAAGCAAATCGAAAACAATAACATATTTGGAATATTGTGactgaaaaaaaattcaggatTTGTTTTACTTGAAGTACTTAGGAGATTTCtcagaaaatttatttcaacattAGACATTAAAAGGGAGATATGAAAAGGGCTAGAAAACGGTTAAGTAAGATCTCCCTCTTTGAGGTTTTATCTCCATCCTTGCACATTGTGAATAACATAGTACAATAACCAGACAACTTAGAAAGTCAGGTGCAAAATTATGCCCACTTTATTGCAACACCATGGATAATCTGttcataaataattacttttttatttttctaagttTTGGTCTGCAAAATATAATAGTAAATATAAtagtaaaaacaaaagtttgttttgaagagGCAAAGACAACATAAGAAttggttaaaaataatacaatacATAACCTGAGGAaggtaattaatattttaaagttatgtTGTTGCCTTAAATGGTTTTATATGCAATAAACAGGTATCtttttttgcagaatttaaacAGATAATAGTTAGCCAACTCTAGGTTAAAGAAGATTTCTTTAGCTAAAAAAAATGGATTTGAAAGTAATGCTTATATTGAACTAATTATAGATGTCAAATATTTGTAAAGTAATTTTCCTGCGTTTTCACTTATATTTGGGTATGAACTGTGATATCAAAGATGATTCGAGATGTTGTCGCTATGCCAATTACTTACGAACCTTTTTCCCTGCCATAAGCTCAACTTTCGTCTAAGtcacaaagtcaaaaatcaacagCTTGTTTTGTAGTCATTTTAATCCGTTACttgctaaaaattttattacagcatatattttttgaattctgctagaaaaaaaaaacgagaGAAATTATCATACTTCCAAGAATAAACAAAGATTGAATTCGCTGGATCACGCTCTCTGTAAATGCTTCCATTTTTTGACATCATGTCATTAGCAAGATTCCCGTCATATAAACCACACAAGCCAAATGTTGCATCTCGATAGATAGACGGTATTTCGACATATACATTCGCAAAGGAATTACTATTTGCCCGCTCTTGGACATTAAACTTGATGCGCAAACCAGATGAAAAATTGATctgaaatatattttcacaaaCAGTAATTATATATCATTCGACAATCTGTCTTTACAACGGACTAAATTTCTAGTCAAAGCAAAAGGAATGCCATATTTCAGGACAGTTTCAATCCGGTTGCAACCTAGCCTCACAATACTTTATACAAaattaaacaatatatatacACGGTGTCTGTCAAGAATTATTAAATTAACTGCAGATGCTTTAAATCTACCcttttataaatattaaaattcaagaaataaacaaaaattgaacaaataCAGTCAAATGTAGAAAGAGTATTAGTTACAAATTATAACTTTATggttatttattttcaaattttaatgtgtgtatttaatttttacattcGCCATAGAACCTGCTACAATTAGTATGTTTTTATAGTAAAGATAATACATACCTCAAAATATTTCGACTTCACACTTTCTAAGGTAGTTGCGTCAGACGGCTTGTGGCCAGTTGGCCATTTAAAGTGTGGTTTCGATGAGTTACACATGTCTATAGCGACAACATCATCTTTCTCCTGAGCAGCCACTGCTGCACTCCAGTTGCACGTAACACTTTGTGAGCAATCAAATGTTCTGATATGAACctaaaaacaaactaaaattttTGCAATTCAAGAGGTAAATGTGCATTATTTTCCTGACACTTTACCCGAAAAATAGAGAAAACTCCTAAAAAGTCACAGACATAATTTTGCGACAAGTTGAAAtcacttttcacattttttcgcACTTAAATTATTTCCATTGCTTGTTAGTAAGCTTGTGAAATAAACATAAATTACAACTAACCTTCATATTGCGTTTAAGACTTTGCACCAGAACAAAATCACCTGGACTGAAAAAGGAATAACGAATCCCATCAAACGTTTTAATATAAGGATCTCCGCTTGAAGAACAAGATGCTGTTGGAACATTGTTTGTTGTGATCtaaattaatacaaaaaacaattaaCCTTGAAGTTCACACTTTCCTTATCTTCGTGAATGCAATTTAAGTGTAAAGTTTTCTGCTTATGAATAGATATGCATTTTCTTATCTTTATGATTGGCATATAAACCTTTTCCTAACTTATACGATGCTGTCTTTTGCACATCAGAATAAAATTGCATGGTTACAGATATAATATTGGTATTTTTAGTGTATTTGGATGCACAGACTGATGTTATACGCATCTCTGTTAAGTAAACGTTGCAACAGGCAGGAAAGAAGGTCTATTGTGATGGCTAAATATTATCGTATTTGGCATGATAATAACATTTGTAAAAGGTAACAATACAATTGTCACCTTTGGCAATCCATATCCTAATATTTGGCTCTTCTTCACCACCATCTGTGAATAAATGCCTTATTTCAGAAAATGGAAGCAAGAAAAACAATTACCAGCAATGGTGTTTGGTCTTCGTACCCTTTCCAATCAAAGACTTTATTAAAGCCACTTAAAACAGGCTTAACAGCTATATTTTTCAATCCATC belongs to Hydractinia symbiolongicarpus strain clone_291-10 chromosome 1, HSymV2.1, whole genome shotgun sequence and includes:
- the LOC130639715 gene encoding uncharacterized protein LOC130639715, with product MVTCGALNCGNSSTKKSVADVKGWHNVPTEKENKQRRKKWLAAMKRDPPYPADTNFVLCGMHFTSECFQRDLKAELCGSVRKFILLPNAIPSVFSFSKPLPAKRSASIARNERKTKRQIVDEACTAEENSGGPEAPSLELEPLFKDAITQTVDVVMINKEVSCATPMRTKSTMVPAVLCKSMSTQMSPTLSSTNTQTVILTQYASVSTVNLIAKEGDEIGDCSSFCASEVEDRADPDASFNVSSDVDTVDSSADTADSDVNEQDVDVREGTQSIAPSTMFLVYFEMLKSLFKFCFECGEKATIKKHITKGSMLIVKLVCAGNHEVTWRSQPYLNRIAEGTVRLSAGILFNGLTFQGVKEAFETANVNFISRSQFHELQRRFLFPAINSIFTHYQEATLVRLVALEGVDLIGDGRCDSPGFSAKYGTYSLMDAMTNEVVNFFISHVRLAGNSARMEKHGLAECLEFIDEAGVIVDTLVTDRHSQIRKFMRTEHEHISHQFDVWHMTKNIKKKILKVAKKKSCRDLNDWMKSIINHFWWACSTCEGDPILLKEKWQSLLCHIRGVHYWVNNTLYHKCAHEELTLLQQAQKKWLTEESPAYIALEKIVNEKQLLNDLKHVADFKHTGQLEVYHSLLNKYCPKRLAFSYAGMVARTQLAVLDHNSGVERQQATTSDGRLKFKVSFTKITKEWVAKKVMDPKEKKYQEDLMKEVFDLVQKIKAPIFFKLPETPRNIALKINPGKEVVVSNMRSRFT